The Puntigrus tetrazona isolate hp1 chromosome 19, ASM1883169v1, whole genome shotgun sequence genome has a segment encoding these proteins:
- the satb1a gene encoding DNA-binding protein SATB1a isoform X3, with protein MVEQSDVPPSERKRSEHAEFVLLKKDLLFSQITEAALQELGYTHTAAALATGQVQVGHWNPVSLSTVTDTSDATVGDMLQDLYHVITLRIKLHSVSKLEDLPAEQWTHSTVRNALKELLKEMNQSTLAKECPLSQSMISSVVNGTYYASISAARCQEFGQWYKHYKRAKSMMGDMSRHCNQPSSSSQPTMYQQPMEGSGAESRGVVQMQAGMPGLVMAQLLSQQHAMSQLLTHAHTHSHGPHPAPLRTPPKCNVSPPTVAQCPSPVTDVSPEIYHWVREELKRAGVSQAVFARVAINRTQGLLSEILRKEEDPRCASQSLLVNLRAMQSFLQLPQSQRDSIYVEERERNLNSTYNTNTSSPLPIQAKLSPVSKDIVVKVECDDSGINYGIYDEIQQEMRRAKVSQALFAKVSAAKSQGWLCELLRWKEEPSPQNRTLWENLSLIRQFLNLSQSERDLIYDQESNTGQTFYSEKHTRPLNEQLQVMPQHMVSLKQHQQLHKIPPQHHQHFLQQHLITGCLKDTNVGPNIGGRSLPPEAHSILQSFIQEVGLHPDQEAIHTLSAQLGVAKEAVLSFFNGHNWLRQEEQDNRGEREIEEREDDYMEAEEECRETMENDEEANADVMTGKQDGVVEQNASTQTRFIITIKKEEELPCKEERDDSPAYCQFINS; from the exons ATGGTGGAGCAGAGTGATGTCCCACCCTCAGAGAGGAAGAGGTCGGAGCATGCAGAATTTGTGCTGTTGAAGAAAGACCTGCTGTTCAGCCAGATTACAGAGGCTGCACTGCAAGAGCTGGGATACACACACACCGCAGCGGCTCTGGctacag GTCAGGTTCAAGTTGGCCATTGGAACCCTGTGTCCCTGTCCACTGTGACAGACACCTCTGACGCTACAGTAGGAGACATGCTTCAAGATCTTTATCATGTCATCACATTGAGAATAAAGCTACACAG TGTTTCTAAATTAGAGGACTTGCCTGCTGAGCAATGGACTCATTCTACCGTCAGAAATGCCCTGAAGGAGCTGCTGAAAGAGATGAATCAGAGCACACTGGCTAAAGAGTGTCCATTATCTCAG agCATGATTTCATCAGTAGTGAATGGCACTTACTATGCCAGCATCTCTGCTGCGAGATGTCAGGAGTTCGGTCAGTGGTACAAACACTACAAGAGGGCAAAGTCTATGATGG GTGACATGAGCAGACACTGCAACCAACCATCATCCTCCAGCCAGCCCACCATGTACCAGCAACCAATGGAAGGCAGTGGGGCGGAGTCACGTGGCGTTGTCCAGATGCAGGCTGGAATGCCTGGTCTGGTGATGGCTCAGCTTCTCTCACAGCAGCATGCCATGTCTCAGCtcctcacacacgctcacacacactcgcacggGCCTCATCCTGCACCATTAAGAACTCCTCCGAAATGCAATGTGTCCCCGCCCACTGTAGCTCAATGTCCCTCACCTGTCACCGACGTGTCACCTGAAATTTACCATTGGGTGCGCGAGGAACTAAAGAGGGCAGGGGTTTCCCAAGCCGTGTTCGCACGAGTGGCCATTAATAGAACTCAG GGCCTGCTATCTGAGATCTTGCGCAAAGAAGAGGACCCACGGTGTGCGTCTCAGTCTCTGTTAGTTAACCTTAGGGCCATGCAGAGCTTCCTGCAACTTCCACAGAGCCAGAGAGACTCCATTTATGTGGAGGAAAGAGAGCGTAACCTCAACTCCACTTACAACACCAATACAAGCTCACCTCTGCCCATTCAG GCAAAACTTTCACCTGTTTCCAAGGACATTGTAGTCAAAGTAGAATGCGATGATTCTGGAATAAACTACGGCATCTATGATGAAATACAGCAGGAAATGAGACGAGCAAAAGTGTCGCAGGCCTTGTTTGCAAAAGTGTCTGCAGCCAAGAGtcag GGCTGGCTGTGTGAGCTCCTGCGCTGGAAGGAGGAGCCATCGCCTCAGAATCGTACGCTGTGGGAAAATCTCTCTCTGATTCGCCAGTTCCTAAacctcagccaatcagagcgcgatCTTATATATGACCAAGAGAGCAATACTGGGCAGACGTTCTactcagaaaaacacacaagacCACTCAATGAACAACTGCAA gtcatgCCACAGCATATGGTTTCTCTGAAGCAGCACCAACAACTTCATAAAATTCCACCTCAACATCATcaacacttcctccagcagcATCTCATCACCGGATGCCTCAAAGACACTAACGTGGGCCCAAATATTGGAGGCAGGTCTTTACCACCAGAAGCCCATTCAATCCTGCAGAGTTTCATTCAGGAAGTGGGACTACATCCAGATCAAGAGGCCATTCATACGCTATCTGCTCAACTAGGAGTAGCCAAAGAGGCTGTTCTCAGCTTTTTCAACGGTCACAACTGGCTTAGACAGGAAGAGCAGGACAacagaggagaaagagagattgAGGAAAGGGAAGACGATTACATGGAGGCGGAGGAGGAATGCAGGGAGACAATGGAAAACGACGAGGAGGCGAATGCAGACGTGATGACTGGGAAACAAGATGGTGTGGTGGAGCAAAATGCATCTACGCAAACTCGCTTTATCATTACTATTAAAAAAGAGGAGGAGCTTCCGTGTAAGGAGGAGCGCGATGATAGCCCCGCCTACTGCCAATTCATAAACTCCTAA
- the satb1a gene encoding DNA-binding protein SATB1a isoform X1: MMDHLATTSGTQGPVMCESSYPPCKMARMENLRDLPVPGVTPVSLTSKQTSLHTNRRKGSLIPVFCMVEQSDVPPSERKRSEHAEFVLLKKDLLFSQITEAALQELGYTHTAAALATGQVQVGHWNPVSLSTVTDTSDATVGDMLQDLYHVITLRIKLHSVSKLEDLPAEQWTHSTVRNALKELLKEMNQSTLAKECPLSQSMISSVVNGTYYASISAARCQEFGQWYKHYKRAKSMMGDMSRHCNQPSSSSQPTMYQQPMEGSGAESRGVVQMQAGMPGLVMAQLLSQQHAMSQLLTHAHTHSHGPHPAPLRTPPKCNVSPPTVAQCPSPVTDVSPEIYHWVREELKRAGVSQAVFARVAINRTQGLLSEILRKEEDPRCASQSLLVNLRAMQSFLQLPQSQRDSIYVEERERNLNSTYNTNTSSPLPIQAKLSPVSKDIVVKVECDDSGINYGIYDEIQQEMRRAKVSQALFAKVSAAKSQGWLCELLRWKEEPSPQNRTLWENLSLIRQFLNLSQSERDLIYDQESNTGQTFYSEKHTRPLNEQLQVMPQHMVSLKQHQQLHKIPPQHHQHFLQQHLITGCLKDTNVGPNIGGRSLPPEAHSILQSFIQEVGLHPDQEAIHTLSAQLGVAKEAVLSFFNGHNWLRQEEQDNRGEREIEEREDDYMEAEEECRETMENDEEANADVMTGKQDGVVEQNASTQTRFIITIKKEEELPCKEERDDSPAYCQFINS; this comes from the exons atgatGGACCATTTGGCAACTACTAGTGGCACCCAGGGGCCCGTCATGTGTGAATCCTCTTATCCTCCCTGTAAAATGGCCCGTATGGAGAATTTGAGAGATCTGCCTGTACCTGGAGTCACTCCTGTGAGCCTGACCTCCAAACAAACATCATTACACACAAACAGGAGGAAAG GCAGTCTGATTCCCGTGTTCTGTATGGTGGAGCAGAGTGATGTCCCACCCTCAGAGAGGAAGAGGTCGGAGCATGCAGAATTTGTGCTGTTGAAGAAAGACCTGCTGTTCAGCCAGATTACAGAGGCTGCACTGCAAGAGCTGGGATACACACACACCGCAGCGGCTCTGGctacag GTCAGGTTCAAGTTGGCCATTGGAACCCTGTGTCCCTGTCCACTGTGACAGACACCTCTGACGCTACAGTAGGAGACATGCTTCAAGATCTTTATCATGTCATCACATTGAGAATAAAGCTACACAG TGTTTCTAAATTAGAGGACTTGCCTGCTGAGCAATGGACTCATTCTACCGTCAGAAATGCCCTGAAGGAGCTGCTGAAAGAGATGAATCAGAGCACACTGGCTAAAGAGTGTCCATTATCTCAG agCATGATTTCATCAGTAGTGAATGGCACTTACTATGCCAGCATCTCTGCTGCGAGATGTCAGGAGTTCGGTCAGTGGTACAAACACTACAAGAGGGCAAAGTCTATGATGG GTGACATGAGCAGACACTGCAACCAACCATCATCCTCCAGCCAGCCCACCATGTACCAGCAACCAATGGAAGGCAGTGGGGCGGAGTCACGTGGCGTTGTCCAGATGCAGGCTGGAATGCCTGGTCTGGTGATGGCTCAGCTTCTCTCACAGCAGCATGCCATGTCTCAGCtcctcacacacgctcacacacactcgcacggGCCTCATCCTGCACCATTAAGAACTCCTCCGAAATGCAATGTGTCCCCGCCCACTGTAGCTCAATGTCCCTCACCTGTCACCGACGTGTCACCTGAAATTTACCATTGGGTGCGCGAGGAACTAAAGAGGGCAGGGGTTTCCCAAGCCGTGTTCGCACGAGTGGCCATTAATAGAACTCAG GGCCTGCTATCTGAGATCTTGCGCAAAGAAGAGGACCCACGGTGTGCGTCTCAGTCTCTGTTAGTTAACCTTAGGGCCATGCAGAGCTTCCTGCAACTTCCACAGAGCCAGAGAGACTCCATTTATGTGGAGGAAAGAGAGCGTAACCTCAACTCCACTTACAACACCAATACAAGCTCACCTCTGCCCATTCAG GCAAAACTTTCACCTGTTTCCAAGGACATTGTAGTCAAAGTAGAATGCGATGATTCTGGAATAAACTACGGCATCTATGATGAAATACAGCAGGAAATGAGACGAGCAAAAGTGTCGCAGGCCTTGTTTGCAAAAGTGTCTGCAGCCAAGAGtcag GGCTGGCTGTGTGAGCTCCTGCGCTGGAAGGAGGAGCCATCGCCTCAGAATCGTACGCTGTGGGAAAATCTCTCTCTGATTCGCCAGTTCCTAAacctcagccaatcagagcgcgatCTTATATATGACCAAGAGAGCAATACTGGGCAGACGTTCTactcagaaaaacacacaagacCACTCAATGAACAACTGCAA gtcatgCCACAGCATATGGTTTCTCTGAAGCAGCACCAACAACTTCATAAAATTCCACCTCAACATCATcaacacttcctccagcagcATCTCATCACCGGATGCCTCAAAGACACTAACGTGGGCCCAAATATTGGAGGCAGGTCTTTACCACCAGAAGCCCATTCAATCCTGCAGAGTTTCATTCAGGAAGTGGGACTACATCCAGATCAAGAGGCCATTCATACGCTATCTGCTCAACTAGGAGTAGCCAAAGAGGCTGTTCTCAGCTTTTTCAACGGTCACAACTGGCTTAGACAGGAAGAGCAGGACAacagaggagaaagagagattgAGGAAAGGGAAGACGATTACATGGAGGCGGAGGAGGAATGCAGGGAGACAATGGAAAACGACGAGGAGGCGAATGCAGACGTGATGACTGGGAAACAAGATGGTGTGGTGGAGCAAAATGCATCTACGCAAACTCGCTTTATCATTACTATTAAAAAAGAGGAGGAGCTTCCGTGTAAGGAGGAGCGCGATGATAGCCCCGCCTACTGCCAATTCATAAACTCCTAA
- the satb1a gene encoding DNA-binding protein SATB1a isoform X2, which yields MMDHLATTSGTQGPVMCESSYPPCKMARMENLRDLPVPGVTPVSLTSKQTSLHTNRRKGSLIPVFCMVEQSDVPPSERKRSEHAEFVLLKKDLLFSQITEAALQELGYTHTAAALATGQVQVGHWNPVSLSTVTDTSDATVGDMLQDLYHVITLRIKLHSVSKLEDLPAEQWTHSTVRNALKELLKEMNQSTLAKECPLSQSMISSVVNGTYYASISAARCQEFGQWYKHYKRAKSMMGDMSRHCNQPSSSSQPTMYQQPMEGSGAESRGVVQMQAGMPGLVMAQLLSQQHAMSQLLTHAHTHSHGPHPAPLRTPPKCNVSPPTVAQCPSPVTDVSPEIYHWVREELKRAGVSQAVFARVAINRTQAKLSPVSKDIVVKVECDDSGINYGIYDEIQQEMRRAKVSQALFAKVSAAKSQGWLCELLRWKEEPSPQNRTLWENLSLIRQFLNLSQSERDLIYDQESNTGQTFYSEKHTRPLNEQLQVMPQHMVSLKQHQQLHKIPPQHHQHFLQQHLITGCLKDTNVGPNIGGRSLPPEAHSILQSFIQEVGLHPDQEAIHTLSAQLGVAKEAVLSFFNGHNWLRQEEQDNRGEREIEEREDDYMEAEEECRETMENDEEANADVMTGKQDGVVEQNASTQTRFIITIKKEEELPCKEERDDSPAYCQFINS from the exons atgatGGACCATTTGGCAACTACTAGTGGCACCCAGGGGCCCGTCATGTGTGAATCCTCTTATCCTCCCTGTAAAATGGCCCGTATGGAGAATTTGAGAGATCTGCCTGTACCTGGAGTCACTCCTGTGAGCCTGACCTCCAAACAAACATCATTACACACAAACAGGAGGAAAG GCAGTCTGATTCCCGTGTTCTGTATGGTGGAGCAGAGTGATGTCCCACCCTCAGAGAGGAAGAGGTCGGAGCATGCAGAATTTGTGCTGTTGAAGAAAGACCTGCTGTTCAGCCAGATTACAGAGGCTGCACTGCAAGAGCTGGGATACACACACACCGCAGCGGCTCTGGctacag GTCAGGTTCAAGTTGGCCATTGGAACCCTGTGTCCCTGTCCACTGTGACAGACACCTCTGACGCTACAGTAGGAGACATGCTTCAAGATCTTTATCATGTCATCACATTGAGAATAAAGCTACACAG TGTTTCTAAATTAGAGGACTTGCCTGCTGAGCAATGGACTCATTCTACCGTCAGAAATGCCCTGAAGGAGCTGCTGAAAGAGATGAATCAGAGCACACTGGCTAAAGAGTGTCCATTATCTCAG agCATGATTTCATCAGTAGTGAATGGCACTTACTATGCCAGCATCTCTGCTGCGAGATGTCAGGAGTTCGGTCAGTGGTACAAACACTACAAGAGGGCAAAGTCTATGATGG GTGACATGAGCAGACACTGCAACCAACCATCATCCTCCAGCCAGCCCACCATGTACCAGCAACCAATGGAAGGCAGTGGGGCGGAGTCACGTGGCGTTGTCCAGATGCAGGCTGGAATGCCTGGTCTGGTGATGGCTCAGCTTCTCTCACAGCAGCATGCCATGTCTCAGCtcctcacacacgctcacacacactcgcacggGCCTCATCCTGCACCATTAAGAACTCCTCCGAAATGCAATGTGTCCCCGCCCACTGTAGCTCAATGTCCCTCACCTGTCACCGACGTGTCACCTGAAATTTACCATTGGGTGCGCGAGGAACTAAAGAGGGCAGGGGTTTCCCAAGCCGTGTTCGCACGAGTGGCCATTAATAGAACTCAG GCAAAACTTTCACCTGTTTCCAAGGACATTGTAGTCAAAGTAGAATGCGATGATTCTGGAATAAACTACGGCATCTATGATGAAATACAGCAGGAAATGAGACGAGCAAAAGTGTCGCAGGCCTTGTTTGCAAAAGTGTCTGCAGCCAAGAGtcag GGCTGGCTGTGTGAGCTCCTGCGCTGGAAGGAGGAGCCATCGCCTCAGAATCGTACGCTGTGGGAAAATCTCTCTCTGATTCGCCAGTTCCTAAacctcagccaatcagagcgcgatCTTATATATGACCAAGAGAGCAATACTGGGCAGACGTTCTactcagaaaaacacacaagacCACTCAATGAACAACTGCAA gtcatgCCACAGCATATGGTTTCTCTGAAGCAGCACCAACAACTTCATAAAATTCCACCTCAACATCATcaacacttcctccagcagcATCTCATCACCGGATGCCTCAAAGACACTAACGTGGGCCCAAATATTGGAGGCAGGTCTTTACCACCAGAAGCCCATTCAATCCTGCAGAGTTTCATTCAGGAAGTGGGACTACATCCAGATCAAGAGGCCATTCATACGCTATCTGCTCAACTAGGAGTAGCCAAAGAGGCTGTTCTCAGCTTTTTCAACGGTCACAACTGGCTTAGACAGGAAGAGCAGGACAacagaggagaaagagagattgAGGAAAGGGAAGACGATTACATGGAGGCGGAGGAGGAATGCAGGGAGACAATGGAAAACGACGAGGAGGCGAATGCAGACGTGATGACTGGGAAACAAGATGGTGTGGTGGAGCAAAATGCATCTACGCAAACTCGCTTTATCATTACTATTAAAAAAGAGGAGGAGCTTCCGTGTAAGGAGGAGCGCGATGATAGCCCCGCCTACTGCCAATTCATAAACTCCTAA